Proteins encoded together in one Chitinophaga varians window:
- a CDS encoding RNA polymerase sigma factor, translating to MEDLQQLVRECLTNNRRSQEKLYRKFYPALFLLCRKFFNQQEEAVEVLNDGMLRVFTQLDKYDADKGEFFNWVYTVVRNTALDKIKSRKWPSHNEIEDEMVATQNNILSKLAWEDIYKLLDVLPPSTRAVCSLFYLEGVPVKDIAEMLQQSPGTVKWHLSETRTKLKPILEQHYLK from the coding sequence TTGGAAGATTTACAGCAATTGGTACGTGAGTGCCTGACCAATAACAGGCGGAGCCAGGAAAAATTATACCGGAAGTTCTATCCGGCACTATTCCTATTGTGCAGGAAATTCTTCAACCAGCAGGAAGAAGCGGTAGAAGTATTGAATGATGGCATGCTTCGGGTATTTACGCAACTTGATAAGTACGATGCAGATAAAGGCGAATTCTTTAACTGGGTATATACTGTTGTCAGAAATACAGCACTGGATAAAATAAAGAGCCGCAAATGGCCGTCCCATAACGAAATTGAAGACGAGATGGTGGCAACGCAAAATAATATTCTGAGCAAGTTGGCCTGGGAAGATATCTATAAACTGCTCGACGTCCTGCCTCCATCTACCAGGGCCGTATGCTCGTTATTTTATCTGGAAGGAGTACCGGTAAAAGACATCGCTGAAATGCTGCAACAGAGCCCGGGAACAGTCAAATGGCACCTCAGCGAAACCCGAACTAAACTGAAACCGATATTGGAGCAACATTACCTTAAATGA
- a CDS encoding Crp/Fnr family transcriptional regulator, translated as MITGYEPILQNVTKHIPLSDAEQLFFCSLLQERQYHKKEYLLREGSVCNQLAFIVSGCVKSYLPDRKGNEHILTIAIADWWVADYQSLVFDTPSELFIEAVEPTTVLLLTKEKREMLFSRIPRFEQYFRILTERAFAVSQQRITDILSLPAVERYEQFLRRYHRIAGAFSQQQIASFIGVTPAFFSRMLKSKRHS; from the coding sequence ATGATAACCGGATACGAGCCCATCCTCCAGAACGTAACGAAACATATTCCTCTTTCCGATGCGGAACAGCTTTTCTTTTGTTCACTTTTACAGGAGCGGCAGTACCACAAAAAAGAATACCTGCTCCGGGAAGGCAGTGTCTGTAACCAGTTGGCGTTTATCGTCAGCGGGTGTGTTAAAAGTTACCTGCCCGATCGGAAAGGGAATGAACATATTCTCACCATTGCGATAGCCGATTGGTGGGTAGCCGATTACCAGAGCCTTGTTTTTGATACGCCGTCAGAGTTATTCATCGAAGCCGTGGAGCCCACCACTGTCCTGCTGTTGACGAAAGAAAAACGGGAAATGTTATTTTCCCGGATACCCCGTTTCGAGCAATATTTCCGGATACTTACCGAACGGGCATTTGCCGTCAGCCAGCAGCGCATAACGGATATCCTGAGCCTTCCGGCAGTGGAGCGGTACGAGCAGTTTCTCCGGCGCTATCACCGGATTGCAGGCGCTTTCAGCCAGCAACAGATTGCCTCCTTTATTGGCGTAACGCCGGCGTTCTTCAGCCGCATGCTTAAATCAAAACGTCATTCCTGA
- a CDS encoding NADP-dependent oxidoreductase, whose translation MKAIVLEKLDPASPLAVTEAAVPDIAADEVLVKTHALAINPVDVKTLEDYIVTRDGERMRGSAAPVFDGVSPIILGWDIAGVVTAVGSDVTKFKVGDAVFGMVHFPGHGKAYAEYVAAPASHLALKPAQVSFEAAAGATLAAITAWQSLTTHYTVKPGDRILITAPTGGVGHYAVQMAKHLGAYVIALTSPANAALAAELGADEILEYASFDAATATPLQLDLVLDAGGRNAASWFARHLKPGAPLIYLPSGLSKAEQERNAAQGLNAAFKMVTNEERAIDDIARLLHDGSIVTKIAGVFEFSEMKAAFSAQQKGTAQGKVIIRMPVSA comes from the coding sequence ATGAAAGCTATAGTATTAGAAAAACTCGACCCTGCATCCCCGCTGGCAGTAACAGAGGCAGCAGTTCCTGATATCGCCGCCGATGAGGTGCTGGTGAAGACCCATGCACTGGCCATTAACCCCGTAGATGTTAAAACGCTGGAAGACTATATCGTCACCCGTGACGGCGAACGGATGCGCGGCAGCGCTGCGCCGGTATTTGACGGCGTATCGCCCATTATCCTGGGCTGGGACATCGCCGGGGTAGTCACCGCCGTAGGCAGCGATGTCACTAAATTTAAAGTGGGCGATGCCGTATTCGGTATGGTGCATTTCCCTGGTCATGGTAAAGCCTACGCCGAATATGTAGCTGCCCCGGCATCGCACCTGGCGCTGAAGCCCGCACAGGTGAGCTTTGAAGCCGCCGCCGGCGCCACATTGGCTGCTATCACCGCCTGGCAGAGCCTCACCACGCATTACACCGTTAAGCCCGGCGATCGTATCCTGATCACAGCTCCCACCGGTGGTGTAGGGCACTATGCCGTACAGATGGCCAAACACCTGGGTGCATATGTCATCGCGCTGACTAGTCCGGCCAATGCCGCACTGGCAGCCGAGCTGGGCGCCGATGAGATCCTTGAATATGCTTCCTTCGACGCAGCAACTGCCACGCCGCTGCAGCTGGACCTCGTGCTGGATGCCGGCGGCCGTAATGCGGCTTCCTGGTTTGCCCGTCACCTTAAGCCCGGTGCGCCGCTGATTTATTTGCCCTCCGGCCTTTCTAAAGCTGAGCAGGAGCGGAACGCAGCGCAGGGGCTTAATGCCGCTTTCAAAATGGTCACCAACGAGGAACGTGCCATCGATGATATCGCGCGGCTGTTGCACGATGGCAGCATCGTCACTAAAATCGCTGGTGTTTTTGAATTTTCAGAGATGAAAGCAGCCTTCTCCGCGCAGCAAAAAGGTACGGCCCAGGGGAAGGTCATCATCCGCATGCCGGTGTCAGCATAA
- a CDS encoding DoxX family protein codes for MQQRKSVLNILLWAVQILLAALFIMSGVMKLGYPIDKLAALYPWTGQVPAVYVRLLGIIDLAGGLGLLLPSLLRIKPILTIWAAIGIIVLMVLATLFHISRGEASVTGFNMAVTLLAGLVVWGRTRKYPVAPRAQCRQA; via the coding sequence ATGCAACAACGAAAGTCTGTACTTAACATCCTGCTGTGGGCAGTGCAAATACTGTTAGCCGCACTGTTCATTATGTCGGGAGTGATGAAGCTGGGATATCCCATTGATAAATTAGCGGCCTTATACCCCTGGACAGGGCAGGTGCCTGCCGTATATGTGCGGCTGCTTGGCATCATAGACCTGGCAGGCGGCCTGGGCTTACTGTTGCCATCATTGCTCCGTATCAAACCGATACTGACCATATGGGCCGCTATTGGCATCATCGTACTGATGGTACTGGCCACCCTGTTCCATATATCCCGGGGAGAAGCGTCCGTAACGGGATTCAACATGGCAGTGACCTTACTGGCTGGTCTGGTGGTATGGGGCAGGACACGCAAGTATCCTGTTGCGCCCAGGGCGCAATGCCGGCAGGCATGA
- a CDS encoding winged helix-turn-helix transcriptional regulator, translated as MKKPFGAWVDFRLSPQDCPKEYMLALNDALNVLTGKWKLHVIGALTTGKKRFSEIERFIPEINPRMLSKELKELEVNGIVSRTVQDRSPAIVEYELTKSGKEIKPVFDAMITWGLEHRQSSIRNGGK; from the coding sequence ATGAAAAAGCCGTTTGGTGCCTGGGTGGACTTCCGTTTGTCGCCACAGGACTGCCCTAAAGAATACATGCTCGCCTTAAATGATGCCCTGAACGTGCTGACCGGAAAATGGAAGCTGCACGTGATAGGCGCTTTAACGACCGGGAAAAAACGCTTCAGCGAAATTGAACGCTTCATCCCGGAAATTAATCCGCGGATGTTGTCTAAAGAACTGAAGGAACTGGAAGTGAATGGCATCGTGTCCCGCACGGTGCAGGATAGATCGCCGGCTATTGTGGAGTATGAACTGACGAAATCCGGAAAGGAAATCAAACCTGTCTTTGACGCGATGATCACATGGGGGCTGGAGCATCGGCAGAGTAGCATCAGGAACGGTGGAAAATAG
- a CDS encoding AraC family transcriptional regulator: MEKAHSPFSVNIETLDHWEKRNRRNNFFELVYIIEGKGAQCVNYNQIPYQAGSIFLLPASDCHTYTIREETTFLFIRFTATYFSSDDDCVIDFGKWFCRLNFIIGNYNRLPGELISDPVDKQHLVQLLQLLMVETKRNDPHTRRIMQSTMVTVLELIARNVAAVISPQTLYEEKKFADMLLHIHYHLLDEEMISPQYLAEKFHISATYFSEYFKRNANETYQEFVLRSKLKLAEAKALYTDIPFKEIAYDLGFTDSSHLNKMMKRFYNQGMSAIRKSAIAAPLA; this comes from the coding sequence ATGGAAAAAGCACACTCACCCTTCAGCGTCAACATAGAAACACTGGACCACTGGGAGAAACGGAACCGGAGGAATAACTTTTTCGAACTGGTGTATATCATCGAAGGAAAAGGGGCACAATGTGTCAACTATAACCAGATTCCCTACCAGGCTGGCAGTATATTCCTGCTGCCGGCATCAGACTGCCATACTTATACTATCAGGGAAGAAACCACTTTCCTGTTCATTCGTTTTACCGCGACCTATTTCTCCAGCGATGACGACTGTGTGATTGACTTCGGCAAATGGTTCTGCCGGCTCAATTTCATCATCGGCAACTACAACCGGCTGCCGGGAGAACTCATCAGTGACCCGGTGGACAAACAACATCTCGTACAACTGCTACAGTTGCTGATGGTGGAAACCAAACGCAACGACCCGCATACACGCCGCATCATGCAAAGCACCATGGTTACGGTACTGGAACTGATCGCCCGCAATGTGGCGGCGGTGATATCACCACAGACACTATATGAAGAGAAAAAATTTGCCGACATGCTGCTGCACATCCACTACCATCTGCTGGATGAAGAGATGATCTCTCCGCAATACCTGGCCGAAAAGTTCCATATTTCAGCGACCTATTTCAGCGAGTACTTCAAACGTAACGCCAACGAAACCTATCAGGAATTTGTGCTCCGGTCCAAGCTGAAACTGGCTGAAGCCAAGGCCCTGTACACCGACATCCCCTTTAAGGAAATAGCGTACGACCTCGGCTTCACCGACAGCAGTCATCTCAATAAAATGATGAAACGTTTTTATAACCAGGGCATGTCAGCCATCCGCAAAAGCGCTATAGCCGCCCCTTTGGCTTGA
- a CDS encoding GNAT family N-acetyltransferase: MNNKHEITLRKTVAADLEHLFIFQLDEEGGYLAAFMPQNHTDKQAYIEKYTKFLSEPTINMCTILVDNIIAGSVSKFEMDGDAEITYWIDKKFWGKGVGTQALRDFLTLEGARPILGRVAFDNIGSQRVLEKCGFTKIGTDRGFANARQTEIEEFIYKLI; the protein is encoded by the coding sequence ATGAACAACAAGCACGAAATAACATTGCGGAAAACGGTAGCTGCCGATTTGGAGCATCTCTTTATTTTTCAGCTTGACGAGGAGGGTGGCTATTTAGCCGCTTTTATGCCCCAAAACCATACAGATAAGCAGGCTTATATTGAGAAGTACACAAAGTTCCTCAGCGAACCGACGATTAATATGTGCACTATTCTGGTGGATAATATTATAGCGGGCAGTGTCTCCAAGTTTGAAATGGACGGTGATGCGGAGATCACCTATTGGATTGATAAAAAGTTCTGGGGAAAAGGAGTGGGCACTCAGGCACTGCGTGATTTTTTAACCCTTGAAGGGGCCAGGCCCATTTTGGGACGGGTGGCGTTTGACAACATAGGTTCTCAGCGGGTACTGGAGAAATGTGGCTTTACCAAAATTGGTACCGACAGAGGGTTTGCCAATGCACGGCAAACAGAAATAGAAGAATTCATTTATAAGCTGATCTGA
- a CDS encoding winged helix-turn-helix domain-containing protein yields MPGRPNLLSGKRKYLFGLILFLFVSIITVAFSLEGNDDFDISRREVLLRKIGHELLLQSGDNKSRVLPVKKIAENEYLISFEHDLTFQPDSLVSTTRRLLSQDPLARDYVVNVLNCSNSSVAYGYAISQNKKDDIITCMGRAQPSACYMINIKFKSTDGHTAKNVYLLGSLPFLAFVGFLFLRSVKPQNTPPKEEQQTGMITLGPVLFDANNRKLIVNGQTTELTGTESRVLHIFALSPNETIERSRLQKEIWEDEGVIVGRSLDMFISKLRKKLEPYPNIKIVVIRGKGYRLEISA; encoded by the coding sequence ATGCCTGGCCGCCCAAACCTCCTCTCCGGAAAACGCAAATACCTGTTCGGTTTGATACTGTTCTTGTTTGTCTCGATCATCACCGTGGCTTTCAGCCTGGAGGGAAATGACGATTTTGATATTTCCAGAAGGGAAGTTTTACTCCGTAAGATCGGACATGAACTCCTTTTACAGTCGGGCGACAATAAGTCAAGGGTGCTCCCGGTAAAAAAGATCGCAGAAAATGAATATCTAATCAGCTTTGAGCATGATCTTACCTTTCAACCAGACTCCCTGGTGAGTACCACCCGGCGTTTGTTGTCTCAAGACCCTCTTGCACGTGATTATGTTGTTAACGTACTGAACTGTAGTAACTCCAGCGTTGCCTATGGATACGCCATATCCCAAAATAAAAAAGATGATATCATAACATGCATGGGAAGAGCGCAACCCAGTGCGTGTTATATGATTAATATTAAATTCAAATCGACAGACGGCCACACTGCAAAAAATGTATATCTCCTGGGCAGTCTGCCATTTCTGGCATTTGTTGGTTTTCTTTTTTTGAGATCAGTTAAGCCTCAAAACACTCCGCCCAAGGAAGAGCAGCAGACAGGCATGATTACTTTGGGCCCCGTTTTATTTGATGCGAACAACCGTAAGCTTATCGTAAATGGCCAAACGACAGAATTAACCGGTACCGAATCCCGTGTATTGCACATTTTCGCATTGTCTCCTAACGAGACTATTGAGAGAAGCAGGCTTCAAAAAGAGATATGGGAAGATGAAGGGGTTATTGTAGGCCGTAGCCTGGACATGTTCATATCAAAACTCAGGAAAAAACTGGAACCTTATCCGAATATTAAAATTGTGGTGATACGAGGGAAAGGATATAGGCTTGAAATTAGCGCCTGA
- a CDS encoding DUF6531 domain-containing protein, which translates to MLVSNKHFTPVIGLDIHIVILFGFPVPLPHPYIGLVIDPMDYVPFIGATTKVNHVPRGKSDTSGMMIILFHIPMGGPFLLAPMIAHDSVNFFGSKKVKVEGNLMSPSGHMLMTCNDIGLPLSLQPGKKLRPIPSMYLPTSYSIPLSFGKPVMVGGPYVPDWAGVLLNLLMSFGFGALMKGVGKAGKKALTKFNHALKGKLGSNKLSKFLCKKGFEPVDLVQGIVIYDGTDFELAGPIPLQWGRSWNSDSDFEGLLGHGTHFSYDLRVQEFAEEEATVVLLGDGRSAVFELLPYTGNMDYNRHERRTLTRSATDEYELLDHSTRLYYRFRKLHPTDPQYRLYAISDEIGFMISFHYNGQGHLLQVIDSVGRRLHINSDENGRMQTVVIKHRGEQAQLVQYNYNDTGDLCEVTDALGQTTRIRYHQHKMTAKTDRNGQSFYWEYDNKGRCTHTWGDGGLLEGRIAYYPKDGYNLVTNSLGQTTTYYYTPDFVVTRIKDPLGYSCFLEYTEDFEIYREIDEAANVNGYTYDERGNCTSLVQPDGSSTSFCYDKEDRITLVTDPQGNSRTYIYYSKEQHKGLLHTITEADGRISIFRYNAQNRLSKIEDEQGRITSMEFDDDGNLSVLTLPDGGSACWQYDAWGKVQQSINPLGQQQQFRYDALGRVTEVELPDGNLIQLQYNAYEEVVQVRDKHHQVKFDYTPLGSLKMREENGAKVHFVYNREEQLTSLVNEQGEMYQFARDGRGDIIQETGFDGQVRRYQRDETGKVLKVYRPGKRWTEYQYDYNGRLTYAAHRDGTWQSYSFNRSGQLIEAANDHNTVKWQRDTMGRVLQEWQDGYTVTNIYDRDGRRTGLQSSLGADIRLQRNPSGEVAAIQAHAAGMDTPWKAQFQRNLLGLEIERSLPGGVKSSWTYDKAGMPESHLVTARENNTYKRHYRWDANRHLRQLVNGISNGVVKFSHDELGRLAWAQYEDGQYDYRLPDKVGNLYRTPSRKDRKYSTGGQLLESDKARFTYDEEGNLLQKIIAPDAVWTYEWYGNGQLKQVTRPDGKIVAFRYDAVGRRTEKQYGHQLTRFVWDGNVLLHEWQYPAKDRPEVTVTELGDLKQSHLEPVPAETLVSWIFEEGTFAPLARISQGKQYSIIADHLGTPCEAYDEKGEKVWAVELDIYGKVRKLAGDRALIPFRYPGQYEDIETGLYYNRFRYYSPEEGMYLSQDPSRLKGGMLLYAYVSDPNVFVDIFGLIQEVIRTMSEGEKDLTIDNKGLVRGPNNSRGAKWVSIGDTFDTAKKSDYKVVFHTDDSVKDFLATDTLDYEEMVGGESKHTDKILVKSNERGAYGIGVDRMEDFNKKIQKIEVFKKEKGKWKKVKEIKCK; encoded by the coding sequence ATGCTAGTCAGTAATAAACATTTTACTCCGGTTATTGGACTGGATATCCATATCGTTATTTTGTTCGGCTTTCCTGTGCCATTGCCTCATCCATATATTGGCCTGGTGATAGACCCGATGGACTATGTCCCCTTTATTGGCGCCACTACCAAGGTGAATCACGTACCGCGGGGAAAGAGTGATACCAGCGGCATGATGATTATCCTCTTTCATATCCCCATGGGAGGACCTTTTCTGCTGGCTCCCATGATTGCACATGATTCTGTGAACTTCTTCGGCAGCAAAAAGGTGAAAGTGGAAGGCAACCTGATGAGCCCATCAGGTCATATGCTGATGACCTGCAATGATATCGGACTGCCTCTATCACTGCAGCCCGGCAAAAAGCTGAGACCTATTCCCAGTATGTACCTGCCTACTTCTTACTCCATTCCTTTGTCCTTTGGGAAGCCCGTGATGGTAGGAGGCCCTTATGTGCCCGACTGGGCGGGCGTTTTACTGAATCTGCTGATGTCTTTTGGTTTTGGGGCACTTATGAAGGGAGTAGGCAAGGCCGGTAAAAAAGCGCTGACTAAATTTAATCACGCACTGAAAGGCAAACTGGGCAGTAATAAGCTGAGTAAATTTCTGTGTAAAAAAGGTTTTGAACCCGTAGATCTGGTGCAGGGAATTGTGATCTATGATGGGACAGATTTTGAACTGGCAGGTCCTATCCCCCTGCAATGGGGACGCTCCTGGAATAGTGACAGTGACTTTGAAGGACTGCTGGGGCATGGCACCCACTTCAGCTACGATCTGCGTGTACAGGAGTTCGCTGAGGAAGAGGCTACTGTAGTACTGCTGGGAGATGGCCGCAGCGCGGTATTTGAACTGCTGCCTTATACCGGCAACATGGACTATAACCGACATGAAAGACGTACACTCACCCGTAGCGCTACGGATGAATACGAACTGCTGGACCATAGCACCCGGTTATACTACCGCTTTCGCAAGTTGCATCCCACAGACCCACAGTACAGGCTATACGCTATTTCAGATGAGATTGGTTTTATGATCAGTTTCCACTACAACGGCCAGGGACATCTGTTGCAGGTGATAGACAGCGTAGGTCGCCGTTTGCATATCAACAGTGATGAGAACGGACGTATGCAGACTGTTGTCATTAAACACAGAGGGGAACAGGCGCAGCTTGTACAATATAACTACAATGATACAGGTGATCTCTGTGAAGTGACAGACGCGCTCGGCCAAACCACCCGCATCCGATATCATCAACATAAAATGACCGCCAAGACAGACCGCAACGGCCAGTCATTCTATTGGGAATATGATAACAAAGGCCGCTGTACGCATACGTGGGGTGACGGCGGGCTACTGGAAGGACGGATCGCCTATTATCCCAAAGATGGATATAACCTGGTGACCAATTCCCTGGGACAAACCACCACCTACTATTATACGCCTGATTTTGTCGTTACCCGGATAAAAGATCCGTTAGGCTACTCCTGTTTCCTGGAGTATACGGAAGATTTTGAAATATATCGGGAAATTGATGAAGCTGCTAACGTAAACGGGTATACGTATGATGAGCGGGGCAATTGTACCAGCCTTGTTCAGCCCGATGGCAGCAGCACCAGTTTCTGTTATGATAAGGAAGACCGCATCACACTGGTGACTGATCCACAGGGCAACAGCCGTACTTATATCTACTATAGCAAAGAACAACATAAGGGACTGTTGCATACCATCACCGAAGCGGACGGCCGCATCTCTATCTTTCGCTACAATGCACAGAACCGCCTAAGTAAAATTGAAGATGAGCAGGGACGTATTACAAGTATGGAGTTTGACGACGACGGTAACCTCTCTGTACTGACACTACCGGATGGAGGAAGTGCCTGCTGGCAATATGATGCCTGGGGAAAAGTACAGCAATCCATCAATCCGCTCGGGCAACAGCAGCAATTCCGTTATGACGCCCTGGGCAGAGTAACAGAGGTGGAATTGCCGGATGGCAACCTTATTCAGCTGCAATACAACGCCTATGAAGAGGTGGTACAGGTCCGGGATAAACATCACCAGGTAAAATTTGATTATACCCCGTTGGGCAGCCTGAAAATGCGGGAAGAAAATGGAGCGAAAGTCCATTTTGTATATAACAGGGAAGAACAGCTGACCAGTCTGGTAAACGAACAGGGAGAGATGTACCAGTTTGCCCGGGATGGCAGAGGTGATATTATCCAGGAGACCGGTTTCGATGGGCAGGTCCGCCGGTATCAGCGGGATGAGACCGGCAAGGTGCTGAAGGTGTACCGCCCCGGTAAACGCTGGACAGAATATCAATATGATTACAACGGAAGACTAACCTATGCTGCCCATAGAGACGGTACCTGGCAATCGTATAGCTTTAACCGTAGCGGACAACTGATAGAGGCTGCCAATGACCACAACACGGTAAAATGGCAACGGGACACGATGGGAAGAGTATTGCAGGAATGGCAGGATGGCTACACTGTCACCAATATCTATGACCGTGACGGTCGCCGTACCGGGCTGCAAAGCAGCCTGGGCGCCGATATCCGGCTGCAACGCAATCCATCCGGTGAAGTGGCCGCCATACAAGCCCATGCTGCCGGCATGGATACCCCCTGGAAGGCGCAGTTTCAGCGCAACCTGCTGGGGCTGGAAATAGAGCGCAGCCTGCCTGGTGGCGTAAAAAGCAGCTGGACCTACGACAAGGCCGGCATGCCTGAAAGCCACCTCGTCACCGCCAGAGAAAATAATACCTACAAACGGCACTACCGGTGGGATGCCAACCGGCACCTCCGACAGCTGGTCAACGGTATCAGCAACGGCGTGGTGAAGTTTAGCCACGATGAGCTGGGGAGACTGGCATGGGCACAATATGAGGATGGACAATATGATTATCGTTTACCCGATAAAGTGGGAAACCTGTACCGCACACCATCCCGCAAGGACCGTAAATACAGCACCGGCGGCCAGCTGCTGGAATCTGACAAGGCCCGCTTCACCTACGATGAGGAAGGTAACCTGCTTCAGAAAATAATCGCCCCGGACGCCGTATGGACCTACGAATGGTATGGCAACGGTCAACTCAAACAGGTGACCCGCCCGGATGGTAAAATAGTGGCGTTCCGCTATGATGCGGTGGGACGTCGTACTGAGAAGCAGTATGGCCACCAGTTGACCCGCTTCGTCTGGGATGGGAATGTTCTCCTGCATGAATGGCAATATCCGGCTAAAGACAGGCCGGAGGTGACCGTTACTGAATTGGGTGACCTGAAACAGAGCCACCTGGAACCAGTGCCTGCCGAAACGCTTGTCTCCTGGATATTTGAGGAAGGAACGTTTGCCCCATTGGCGAGAATAAGCCAGGGAAAACAATATTCCATCATCGCCGACCACCTGGGGACTCCCTGTGAAGCATATGACGAAAAGGGTGAAAAGGTTTGGGCGGTCGAGTTGGATATTTATGGTAAGGTACGTAAGTTAGCAGGAGACCGAGCACTGATACCATTCCGGTATCCGGGACAATATGAAGACATTGAAACCGGATTGTATTATAACCGCTTCCGCTACTATAGCCCGGAAGAAGGAATGTATCTCAGTCAGGACCCGTCGCGCCTGAAAGGCGGTATGCTGCTATACGCCTACGTATCAGACCCTAATGTCTTCGTAGACATATTCGGATTGATTCAGGAGGTGATCCGTACCATGAGCGAAGGGGAAAAAGATCTGACCATCGATAACAAAGGATTGGTACGAGGTCCGAATAATTCCAGAGGTGCTAAATGGGTATCCATTGGAGACACCTTTGACACCGCCAAAAAATCTGATTATAAAGTAGTTTTCCATACAGATGACAGTGTAAAAGATTTCCTGGCCACAGATACGTTGGATTATGAAGAAATGGTAGGAGGAGAAAGCAAGCATACTGATAAAATTTTAGTGAAAAGCAATGAACGCGGTGCCTATGGTATTGGCGTTGACAGGATGGAGGACTTTAATAAAAAGATCCAGAAAATAGAAGTGTTCAAAAAAGAAAAAGGGAAGTGGAAAAAAGTGAAGGAAATCAAGTGTAAGTAA
- a CDS encoding cysteine hydrolase family protein encodes MKKQALLIIDVQQDYFKGGKMELSAPDAAADNIRQILDKCRKEGIPVIYIQHQADAGFLVTNTPGAEIHPSVQPLAGETIITKHYPNSFRETTLLHHLQQIGVTGLIITGMMTHACVDATTRAAKDFGFHCTVVADACATRDLEVNQQQVPAAEVQRAMMAGLAFFYADIVNTQQYLR; translated from the coding sequence ATGAAAAAACAAGCGCTCCTCATCATCGACGTACAACAGGATTATTTCAAAGGCGGGAAAATGGAGTTGTCCGCCCCAGACGCCGCCGCGGACAATATCCGGCAGATACTGGATAAATGCCGCAAAGAAGGTATTCCTGTCATCTACATCCAACATCAGGCAGATGCCGGTTTCCTGGTCACCAATACGCCCGGCGCGGAGATACATCCTTCCGTACAGCCGCTGGCAGGAGAAACGATCATCACCAAACATTATCCCAACAGTTTCCGGGAAACAACACTGCTGCATCATCTGCAGCAGATAGGTGTTACCGGTTTGATCATCACCGGTATGATGACCCACGCCTGCGTAGACGCCACCACCAGGGCTGCCAAAGACTTTGGGTTTCATTGCACCGTAGTAGCCGATGCATGCGCTACCAGGGACCTGGAAGTTAATCAGCAGCAAGTACCGGCAGCTGAAGTACAACGCGCCATGATGGCCGGGCTTGCGTTCTTTTATGCCGATATCGTTAATACGCAGCAGTATTTACGCTAG
- a CDS encoding DUF6036 family nucleotidyltransferase, translating into MVSFFEKIIAILHELNIPYMLSGSVAMSLYIVPRATRDFDFIIHLESKDIDRFIANFEDGYYCDRDAIQDAINRRSMFNIIDHASGFKADFVVLKPDPFRQMEFSRRIQMDFYGQVVYVVSVEDLLISKLIWIQDVQSAIQMEDIRNLVSLENLDWNYIKTWINKLRLNSFNLFQV; encoded by the coding sequence ATGGTCTCCTTTTTTGAAAAAATAATAGCGATACTTCATGAACTCAATATCCCATATATGCTCTCTGGTAGCGTGGCGATGAGTTTATACATCGTTCCAAGAGCAACAAGGGATTTTGACTTTATCATACATCTTGAATCTAAAGACATTGACCGTTTTATTGCAAATTTTGAGGATGGGTATTATTGTGATCGAGACGCCATACAAGATGCAATAAATCGTCGAAGTATGTTCAATATTATTGACCATGCCTCCGGCTTTAAAGCAGATTTTGTTGTTTTGAAACCTGATCCGTTCAGACAAATGGAATTCAGCAGAAGGATACAGATGGATTTTTATGGCCAGGTAGTCTATGTAGTTTCAGTTGAAGATTTGCTTATTTCTAAACTCATATGGATTCAGGATGTTCAATCGGCGATACAAATGGAGGATATCAGAAACCTGGTCTCATTAGAAAATCTGGATTGGAACTATATTAAAACGTGGATTAACAAGCTTAGACTGAACTCTTTTAATCTTTTCCAAGTATGA